The Streptomyces taklimakanensis nucleotide sequence CGTGGCTCGGTCGCTCCACCCGCGCCGCTTCGGCACATGGGCAGGGAAGGGCAACTGCACTGCGGGTTCACTGGTGTTCACGCTGCGCATCGAACCGTAAGGCACATACATGTGCCGTCACAACCATGTGACAGGATCTTCACTCACGAGTGGACCGCCGGAGCGGACGCACGGCACACTTGGACCGCCTATCGGGAGAGGATCAATGCCACCCAGAAGCAGCCCCACAGCACGTCAGGCCCGCTTGGGCGCAGAGCTGCGGAAGTTGCGCGAGGCATCCGGTCTCACTGCTCGCGAGGCAGGAGAACTGCTCGGCGGCAACCAGGCTCAGATCAGCCACATCGAGTCGGGGCGCTGGGGTGTGAGTGCGGAACGCGTACGGCGACTCGCCGCCTTCTACTCCGCCGGCGACCAACAACTGATCGACGCGCTGTGCGAGATCGCCGAAGACCGCACCAAGGGGTGGTGGGAAGAATATCGAGGCATCCTGCCGCCGTCATTCCTCAACGTAGCGGAGCTTGAGTACCACGCCGCCTATCTGCGCTCGCTCCAGACGCTCACGGTGCCCGGCATCTTCCAGACGGAGGACTACTCGAGAAAGCTTTTCGAGGAAGTTATCCCACCGCTTCCCCGAAGCGAGGTCGATGCCAGAGTCGAGCACCGCGCGAGACGACGTGTGATCTTCGAACGCGACCAGCCGACACCATTCGAGGCGATCATCCACGAGGCCGCGCTACGCATGCACTACGGCGGTCGGAAGGTGGCTCGCTCCCAGCTCGACTACCTGCTGGAAGTAACCGAGTGGCCGAGCGTCACCGTGCGAGTCGTCCCCTTCACCTCCGAAAGGTTCATCGGCTCGTCCCAATCCGTGCTGTACGCAGGTGGTCCCGTTCCTCAACTGGACACGGTCCTGCTGGACAGCGCATACGGTTCCGCGTTTCTGGATGCGCACGCCCAGTTGGACAAGTACAGGGCGGTGTACAGCGCATTGGAGGAAGTTCCCCTCAGTACCGACAAGACGCGCACCATGATCAGGAAAATCATCAAGGACTTGTGAGGTGTCCGGCATGCCCGACTCCACTACCTGGACGAAATCCTCTTTCTCCGAGGGAGAAGGAGCCAACTGCGTCGAGGTCACGCGGGACGGCGATCGCGTCCTCATACGCGAGAGCGACAGACCCGACGAGATCGTCGTCACCACGCCCGCGAAGCTCGACGCCTTCCTCAAGGGCGTCAAGGCGGGCGAGTTCGACCACTTCGTCGATCGCTGAAGTCATCCTTCGTGGTGTGCCGGTGGGGCGGAGCACCCGCACGGCGGCGTCCGGCCGGGCAGTCCGGTGACATCCGCAGGACGAGCGAAGAAACACGACACAAGGTGTCGGGTTTCGGGTCGAGCATGGTCCCACCGGCCGGCGCCAACGGTGGACGCGGGCCGGGTTCCCACGAACGGACAAGGACCTCCATGCGTGAAACGCCGGAAGAACTCGCAGCACTCCAAGAACTCCTCGACGCCTCGCTCTCCCGCTCCACCTCGCACCTCCGCTCGATCATCACCACCGGGAGCACGCTGACCGCGGAGCAACTCACCCGGGTCCTCACCGGGATGTGCACCCTCGCCCTGTCCACCGTGACGGCGAAGGGCGAACCGCGGATCAGCGGCGCGGACGGGCACTTCCTGCACGGGAAGTGGCACTTCGGCACGGCACGCGACGCCGCCAAGGCCCGCCACCTCGCCGCGCGGCCCGCCGTCAGCGCCGCGCACCTGCGCGGCGAGGACCTGGGTGTGTTCACGCACGGCACGGTGGAGGTCCTCAACCCCCAAGGCGGCGAACCGGCCGCGGACTGGCCGGACCTGCTCGCGTACTTCAAGGACTTCTACGGCGGGGACGCCTTCGACTGGGACGACGACGTGGTCTACTACCGGCTGCATCCGCACTGGATGACCGTCTACGCTCCCGACTTCGCGAAGCTCACCGCGTCCGACCGGTCCTGATCCGCGGCACGCCGCCCGGCGCCGTCCCGGCAACGGCACAGCGGCCCAAGCGCGGCTCGTCGCGTCGGGAGTTCCCCGACCGCGGGCTTCAAGCCCGCTCCACCTCGGTGAGCGCCAGGAGTTCCGCGCGCGCTTGGGCAAGCTGTTCCGGGGTCAGATACGGCGTGTTCATCGCGGCGATCAGCCCTTCCGCGGCGTAGCGGATGGTCAGGGCCCGTCCCGGTGGCAGGCCGTCGGCTTCGAACGCCTCGTTCCAGGCGCGGGCGTCGGCCTGCTGGAGCGCTTCGGCGCACTCCGCGACCTCCAGGACGCCCAGTGCGGCGAGCAGACCGCTGGGGCTGAAGACGCGGGTCAGGTACTCGCTCCCCCCGGTGAAGGCGCGGACATATCCGCGGGTGAACTTGCCGGGGCGGTTCTCGGAGAGATCGACGTGGGCCCGGACCTCCTCCCAGCAGCGGCCGATGGTGTGCTCGATCACCTGGCCGATCAGCTCCTCCCGGCTCCGGAAGTGGTGCATCAGCCCGCTCTTGGTGACTCCGGCGAGCGCCGCGATCTCCGCGAGGCTGGCCTTGGCCCCCCGCTGCTCGAACGCCTGCTCCGCCGCTTCCAGGATCGCGCGGCGCGTGCGCTCACGGTCGCGCAGCGGTTCTCGTTCAGGCAACGTCATGGTGCACCTTCGTCACGGGGCTCGACGGGATCACTCGCCAGGCGATCACGGCCGCCACCAGCAGCAGGACGGCCGCGACGAACGACGTCGTCCGCATCGCCGAGGCGAACGCGTCCCGCGCGGCGGCGACGACCGCGCCATCATCGATCGTGGCCAGCGTCGATGCCAATGACTCGTTGACGGTGGCGTGTTCCCCCGCGCCCAGGTTCCCCGGCAGCTCCAGCCGTGCGCGGTACACCGCCGTCTGCAACGATCCCAGGACCGCGATACCGAGGGCGCCGCCGAGTTCGTAACCGGTCTCCGCGATGGCGGCCGCGGCACCCGACCGTTCCTTCGGCACCACACCGACCACCGAGTCGGTCGACAGCGTCATCGCGATCCCGATCCCGAGGCCCAGGACGGCCAGTGAGGCTCCCAGTCCCCAGTAGGAGGTCCAGGGCGCGGTCGCGCCGATCCCGGCGAGTCCGAGGGCTCCCAGACCGAGGCCGAAGCCGATGGAGCGCCCCGTGCCCAGCCGGGCGACCAGGAAGCCGATCACGGCGATCACCACGATGGCGGCACCGGTTCCGGGCAGCTCGGCGAGCCCGGCGTGCAGCGGCCCGTAGCCCCGCACCATCTGCAGGTACTGGGAGAAGAAGAAGAGCAGGCCGAGGAAGGCGAAGATGGCCAGCGCGTTCGCGCCGACGGCGCCGGCGAAAGCGGGGAGCCGGAACAGCGAGACGTCCAGCAGCGGAACGTCCAGGCGTGTCTGTCGGCGCAGGAAGGCCCACCCGCCCAGCGCTCCCACGGCGGCGGCGAGGAGCACGATCGTGTCGGGTCCGCTGCCGATCCAGCGCTTGACGGCATACACCAGGGGCACGATCGCCAGGATCGAGAGCACCGAGGAGGTCAGGTCGATCCGTCGGCCGGCGGTGCCGCGGGACTCCGGCAGGAGGAACCACCCGCCGACCAGCGCCAGCACCATGATCGGCACGTTGATCAGGAACACCGACCCCCACCAGAAGTGCTCCAGGAGCACACCGCCCACCAGCGGCCCCAGAGCGGCTCCCGCGGTGGCACCGACGGACCAGAGCGCGATCGCGCGGGTCCGTTGCGCGGGGTCGAGGAACACGGCGCGCACGATCGACAAGGTCGAGGGCATCAGCGTGGCCCCGGCCACGCCGAGCAGGGCACGGGCCGCGATCAGGGTCTCCGCGTCGGGCGCGAAGGCGGCGAGCACGGAAGCCGTGCCGAACGCCGCGCTCCCCGTCAGCAGGAGGCGCTTGCGACCGATCCGATCGGCGACATTGCCCATCGTGATCAGCAGTCCCGCCAGCACGAACGCGTAGATGTCACCGATCCACAGCACCTGGGTGGCCGTCGGGGACAAGTCCTCGGTCAGCGACGGAACGGCGAGGTACAGCACCGTGCCGTCGATGGCGAGCAGCATCACGACGAGCACGAGCACGGCGAGCGCGGCCCACTCGCGGGGGCCGGCGAGCCGCGGCGTCGGATTCACATCGATCACATCATCGACCCTAACAAACCATTTGGTCGGTTAAGCGGTCCAAATGGTTTGTCAAGGAGTGAGCCGCCTCACCGCACGGGCCGCGGCCCTCGGCTTGATAGGCAAGCAGATACTTGCCTATTCTGTGGCCGTGGCCGACGACCTCTTCAAAGCCCTGGCCGACCCCACCCGCCGCACCATCCTCGACGAGCTCACGGAGAAGTCCGGACAGACCCTGTTCGAGATCTGCTCGCGGTTGAGCATGAAGCACCGGCTCGGCATCTCGCGCCAGGCGGTCTCCCAGCACCTCGCCCTGCTGGAGGCCGCCGGGCTCGTCGAAACCAGACGGGAGGGCCGCTACAAGTTCCACGACCTGAACACGGCGCCGCTGCGGCGGATAACCGAGCGGTGGCCCACGCCCGCCCCCTCCGAACCAGAGAAGAGCACTCCGTGAAGATCCATCTGACCAGCGTCTTCGTCGACGACCAGGACAAGGCCGAGCACTTCTACACCGAGATCCTCGGCTTCGTGAAGAAGCACGACGTCCCCCTGGGCGAGGAGGCCCGGTGGCTGACCGTCATCGCGCCCGACGAGCCCGACGGCACCGAACTCCTCCTGGAACCCGCCGGCCACCCGGCCGTCAAGCCCTACCGCGACGCGCTCGTCAAGGACGGCATCCCGCTCGCCCAGTTCGCCGTCGCCGACGTGGAGGCGGAGTACGAGCGCCTGCGCGCCCTCGGCGTCCGCTTCACCCAGGAGCCCCTGGCGATGGGCCCCGTCACCACCGCCGTCTTCGACGACACCTGCGGCAATCTGATCCAGCTCGCGACACGGCCGCGGTGAGCCCGCTCCGGGACGGCCCGGGGGCGGCCCGGGTCCGGGCCGGGGCCGTCCGGGATCGTCACCGCGCTCGGCGCGCCCCCGCCGCCCGCCGCGCGCGCGGCTCCTCCACCGCGCGCCGCGCCTGCTCGCGGGCGTGGCCGAAGGGGTCGGGGAGGACACGCAGGCCGTGGGCGACGAGAGCGCCCTCGTGCAACAGCATGAGCGTCCGTCCCAGCTCCTCCGCCTCCGAATCCCCTTCGAGCCCCCCGGAGGCGGTGGCCTCGCCGGCAGCGGCCCCGCCGGCGGTGATCTCGCGGGCGAGGTCCGTGAAGAGCCCGAGCATCCAACGCTTCTGACCCGTGATGACGGCGTGGGCCGGGTGGGAGGGATCGCTGATCTCGGCATGGGCGTTGACCATGCCGCACCCCTTGGAGCCGTTCTCCTCGGCCCACGCGCGGGACGCCTCGAAGACGGCCAGGCAGCGTGCCACCGGTTCGCCCGGTGCCGCGTCGAGGAAGTCGGCCAGGAAGGCCCTCCACCGTTCGTCGCGGGCCGCCAGGTACTCCACGACGATCTGCTCCTTGGAGCCGAACCGGTCGTAGATGGTCTTCTTCGCCACGCCCGCCTCGACGGCGATCAGGTCCACCCCGACGGCGTGGATGCCCCGGCCGTAGAAGAGTCTCTCCGCCGCCTCCAGGACCCGTCTCGCGGCGGGTGTCACCGTGACGCGCCTCGGCTCCGTTCCGTTCTCCACACCCCCATAGTAGACCGATCTGTATACTCCACAGAGTAGACAGATCGGTCTACCCCGGCTCGTCGCGCCGTCCGGCCGGACGGCCCTACGGAGGGAACGGCGATGAACGCCCTGCTCTCGGGCGCGCTCGTGCTGAGCTGGAGCTCCGGTTTCATCGGGGCCAAGCTGGGGGCGGAGAGCGCGCCCGCGGTCACGCTCCTGATGTGGCGTTTCCTGCCGCTGACCGCCGTACTGGCCCTCGTCGTCGCCCTCCGCGCCAGGGACGCCTGGCGCGGACTGTCGGCAGGCGTCCTGGGCAGGCAGGCCGCCATCGGCCTGCTGTCGCAGAGCGCCTACCTGTTCACCGTCTACTACGCGATCCAGCTCGGCGTCTCCAGCGGAACCACCGCCCTGATCGACGGCATCCAACCCCTCGTCGCCGGAGCGCTCGCCGGTCCCCTGCTGCGCCAGTACGTCTCGCGCCGGCAGTGGATCGGCCTGTGGCTCGGCGTGGGCGGCGCCGCCGTGGTCGCCACCGCCGACGCCTCCTCCGCCGCCGGGGCGGCCTGGTGGGCCTACCTCGTTCCGTTCCTCGGCATGCTCGCGCTGGTGGCGGCGACCTTCCTGGAGGAACGGTCCCGCACCCGCGTCGCCCCCACCGTCTCGATGACCGTGCACTGCGCCACCAGCACCGTTCTCTTCACCGCCCTGGCGGTCGGAACCGGTACCGCGACACCACCGGCGGACCCCTCGTTCTGGTTCGCGGTGGGCTGGCTCGCCCTCGTGGCCACCTTCGTCGCCTACGGCCTGTACTGGCTCGTCCTCGAACGCTCGGGGGTGACGAAGGTCAACACCCTCATGTTCCTCATGGCCCCGGTCACCGCCGTGTGGGGCGCCCTCGCCTTCGACGAGCCCTTCGGACCCCGGACCGTCGTCGGGCTGGGCCTCGGCCTCGCCGCGGCCGTCATCGTCCACCGCGGGGGCACGCGGTCCGCCCGGATCCGGACACGCCGCGCACGACCGGTGCGGACCGGCGAGCCGGCCGAGGACGGGGACCGCCTCCCGGGCCGGTGCGGCACCGGACGGGCCTGAGAACCCGCGCCCCCTCGTCCACCCGGAGCCTCCACGCCGGGACCCTCACCCGGCGGCGCCCGGGAGGTCGGCGTCCAGGAACGGGACGACCGCTCCGCCCAGCAGGGGGGAGGACAGCAGGTCGTGGTGCGTGGCTCCGGGCAGGACGGCCAGCCGGGAGACCGGGCGCCCCGAGTGGTCCCGGCGGCCGTCCCGCAGACCGCCGCCGAGCAGGGCGAAGAACTCCGCGACGTGCGCGGGCCGCACCGCGTCGGCGTCGGCGAAGACCAACAGCGTCGGCGCGGTGATCCCCGAGACCTCGGACGTCCAGTCGTACTCCCGCCCCAGCATCTCGGCCGTCTTGGCCACCAGCACCGGCCAGTCCTCCACCCGGGGCGCCAGCCGTTCGTACCGCTCGTGGAGCGGTGACCGCCGCATGGCCTCCGCCATCCCCGCGTCCATCCGGTCCATCTCGGCGGTCACCTCCGGGAACCAGCCGCTCCGGCGCGCGGGGAAGGAGACCGCCACCAGACGGCGCACCACGGCCGGGTACTGGATCACGGTGCGCAGGGCCACGCCCGCGCCCATGGAGTAGCCCAGTACGTCCGCCCTCCCCAGGCCGAGGCGCCCGATCAGGGCGGCGACGTCGTCGGCCATCGTCTCCGGCCGCAACGGGCGGTCGGCGTCCGGCGAGCGGCCGTGGCCCTGGAGATCGACCAGGAAGACCCGGCGTCCCTCGGCCAGCTCGGGCAGGACGGGCGCGAACGACTCGCCCGCGCCGTACCCACCGTGCAGCAGCACCAGCGGCTCACCCGGTCCCGCACCGCGCTCCTCGACGTACAGGGGCGTTCCGTTCGCGTCCACGAGTCCCACGTGCCGTTCCTCCCAGGGGCGTTCGGTCGTCAGGGGGTGGACCGGAGCGGACCGCCGAACTCATCGGTCGGGGCGCCCCCGCCGACACCGCCGGCGCCGGACGCCTGTGACGTCGGCAACGCCCGGGAAACCGGGGGACATTGTTCGGCGGTTCCGGAGCAGGAGGCGGTATATGGCACCGTCCTTCTCGACGCCCGCGGACTTCGAAGCGATATTCCACACCACGGTCTCGCCCCTCCTCGTCCTCGACACCGCGCTGGTGATCCGGGACGTCAACCGTTCCTACGCGGCGGTGACGTTCCGCGAGCGGGAGGAGCTGGTCGGACGGCACATGTTCGACGCCTTCCCCGCCAACCCGCACGACCCGGACGCGGACGGGGTGCGCAACCTGGACGCCTCGTTCCGGCGCGTGCTGGCCCGAAGGACCGAGGACGCGATGGGGGTCCAGAAGTACGACATCCCCTTCCCCGACTCCCCCACCGGCTTCCGCGAGAAGTACTGGCTCCCCCTCAACAGCCCCGTCCTCGCCCCGGACGGGGAGGTCACCGCGCTGCTGCACCACGTCGAGGACGTCACCGGCTTCCACGAGGAGCTGGCCCGCATCGAACACGCCTACCGGCGCACCGACACCCCCACCCCCCGCACCCACACCGCGGTCGCCCAACGCGGCTACGCGCGCCACCTGGCCCAGGCGGCGGACGAGGTCCGGCGCCTGGAGGAACTCCGGGAGGAGGTCGAGCAGCTCCGGCAGGCGCTGCACTCCCGGGCCGTGATCGACCAGGCCATCGGCATCGTCCAGGCCGAGCGGCGCTGCAACCCCGAGGACGCCTTCCAGATCCTGGTGACCGTCTCCCAACGCACCAACGTCAAGCTCCGCGACATCGCCACGGCCCTCGTCCGGCGGGCCGAGGACACCCCACCGGGGCTCCTCCTGCCGGAGTTCCCGTCGGGTACCGCCCCCTCCGGCCGCCGGTCCGTCGCGCGGAGGGAGCGGCGGAGCGGTGCGGGAGGGCGCCCGGAGGCGGGAGCGGACGGCGGAACCCGCCCCCGGGCTCCGCTCGCCCCGCCGGGTCCGGCGGGTCCGGCGTCCTGACTTCCCGGCGCTCCCACCGCCCCCACCGGCCCCGCGCCGGGATCGGGCGGGGACCGGACCGTTTCGGTCCGTTTGTTCTCCGACGGGGGCCGTGCCTACACTCCCATGTGTACGAAACCGTTTCGTTCACGATGGAGCGTCCAGGATGACCGACCGGTCGACCGCCGCCGCCATCCCCTCCGGCCGGCGCACCCGACTGACCCCGGAGCGGGAGCGGGAACTCTTCGAGGCCGTGGTCGACCTGGTCCGCGAGCACGGCTACGAGGCACTGACGATGGACGCGGTGGCCGCCCGCACCCGGTCCAGCAAGGCGACCCTGTACCGGCAGTGGGAGAGCAAGCCGAAGCTGGTCGCCACCGCGCTGCGGCACCTGGCCAGGTTCTCCCCCTCCTGCATCGACACCGGCTCCCTCGCCGAGGACCTGCGGCAGATCACCCGGGAGGCCGCCAAGCACGCGGTCGAGGACAACGCCCTGCTGAGCGGCCTCGCCCACGCCGTCACCAAGGACCCCGAACTCCAACAGGCCCTGCACGACCTGTACATCCGGCCCGAGTTGGAGACGCTCGACGCCATCATGCGCAGGGCCGTCGAGCGCGGCGAGCTGGACGCCGACAACCCCGCCACCGAGTTCGTCGTACACCTGCTGGTGGGGGCGCTGGGCACCCGCCGGCTGGTGGAGAACAAGGACCCGGACGCCGAATACCTGGAGCGCTACCTGCGGGCGATCGTCTTCCCGGCGCTCGGCGTCTCCTGACCGGCCCGGTTCCGCTACGGGCCACCGCATCTGGAAAATCCCGTCCACTCCGACTCAGGAGCCCTTACACATCATGGCCACGCTTCTGTACCGGCTCGGCCGCTTCGCCTTCCGGCGGCGCGGGCTGGTCGCACTGCTCTGGGTGGTGGTGCTGGCGGTCGCGGGCGGCGCCGCCGCCGCCTCCACCTCGACAGCGTCCTCCTCCATATCCATCCCCGGCACCGAGGCGCAGAAGGCCTTCGAGCTGCTGGAAGAACGTTTCCCCGGCAGCAGCCCCGACGGCGCCACCGCCCAGGTGGTCTTCCAGGCCCCGGACGGCGAGAAGATCACCGACCCGGAGAACAGGGCCGCCGTCGGCGAGGTCGTCGCCGAGATCTCCGAGGGGTCCCAGGTCCAGCAGGCCGTCGATCCCTTCCAGGCGCGGGCCGTCAGCCCGGACGGCACCATCGCCTACTCGCAGGTCTCCTACGAGACGAACGCCTTCGAGCTGACCGACGACTCCCGCGAGGCCCTGAAGGCCGCCGCCGAGGACGGCCGTCAGGCCGGGCTGACCGTGGAGATCGGCGGTGACGCGCTGGCGACGATCCCGGAGACCGGCAGCGCCGAGGTGATCGGCGTGATCATCGCCGCCGTCGTGCTGCTGGTCACCTTCGGCGCGCTGGTCGCCGCCGGCCTGCCGCTGATCACCGCGCTGATCGGGGTCGGCATCAGCGTCTCGGTGATCACCGCGCTCACCGGGGTCCTGGACCTCGACAACACCACGCCGATCCTGGCCACCATGATCGGCCTGGCCGTCGGCATCGACTACGCCCTGTTCATCGTCTCCCGCTACCGCGCCGAACTCGCCGAGGGCCGCAAGCCGCTGGACGCCGTCGGCCGCGCGGTCGGAACAGCCGGTTCCGCCGTGGTCTTCGCCGGGCTCACCGTCGTCATCGCGCTGGTCTGCCTGGCGGTCGTGGACATCCCGATCCTGACCAAGATGGGGCTGGCCGCCGCCGGCGCCGTCGTCCTGGCCGTCCTGGTCGCCCTGACCCTGATCCCGGCGCTGCTGGGCCTGGCCGGAAAGCGGGTCCTGCCCCGCAAGCAGCGCTCCCTCGGCGACGGCGAGGCCGCCGCGCCGAAGGACAAGCCCGGCGCGGGCATCCGCTGGGCGCGGCTCGTGCTGCGCCGCCCGGTCGCGGTGCTGCTGGCCGGCGTGGTGGGCCTCGGCCTGATCGCCCTGCCCGCCTCCGACCTGGAGCTGGCCCTGCCCGACAACGGCTCCCAGCCCACCAGCACCACCCAGCGCAGGGCCTACGACCTGATCGCGCAGGGCTTCGGTCCGGGCACCAACGGCCCCCTGGTCGTGACCGTCGACGCCCGGGGCAGCGACGACCCCCAGGCCGCCGCCGAGCGGACCGCGGGCGCCGTCCGGGAGTTGGAGGGCGTCGCCGCCGTGACCCCCGCCACGTTCAACGAGGCCGGCGACACCGCGATGATCAACGTCATCCCGACGTCCGCGCCGAGCAGCACCGCGACCGAGGACCTGGTCCACGACATCCGCTCCGAGGCCGGCGACATCGCCGCCGCCACGGGCGCGGAGGTGCTGGTCACCGGGCAGACGGCGATGGCCATCGACGTCTCCCAGAAGCTCGACGACGCCCTGGCGCCCTACCTGGCGCTCGTGGTCGGCCTGGCCTTCCTGCTGCTGATGGTGGTCTTCCGCTCGATCCTGGTCCCGCTCAAGGCCGCGCTCGGCTTCCTGCTGTCGGTGATCGCCGCGCTCGGCGCCGTCGTGGCGGTCTTCCAGTGGGGCTGGCTGGCCGACGTCTTCGGCGTGGAGCAGACCGGTCCGGTGATGAGCCTGATGCCGATCTTCCTGATCGGGCTCGTCTTCGGCCTGGCCATGGACTACGAGGTCTTCCTGGTCACGCGGATGCGGGAGGCCCACGTCCACGGCGAGAGCCCGCACGAGTCGGTCGTCACCGGCTTCGAGCACGGCGCCCGCGTGGTGACCGCCGCCGCACTGATCATGATCAGCGTCTTCGCCGGGTTCATCGGCTCCTCCGAGTCGATGATCAAGATGATCGGCTTCGGTCTGGCGATCGCCGTCCTCTTCGACGCGTTCGTCGTCCGCATGGCGATCGTCCCGGCCGTCCTGGCCCTGCTGGGCAAGTCCGCCTGGTGGCTGCCGCGGTGGCTGGACAAGGCCCTGCCCAACGTGGACGTCGAGGGCGAGAAGCTCCAGCGCGAACTGGCCGACTCCGACACGCCGGCCGAACCCGAGCCGGCCGCCAACCGCTCCTGACACCGGGAGCACCACGGCACGGGGCCGCCGCGCGAACGGAAGCGGAGACGCGACGGCCCCGGCCACGCCGAGCCCGTGGGGACGGGGAACGGCGTGGCGCCGACGGGCCCGGCCCGCGGCTCCCCCGGAAGGGGGACCGCGGCCGGGCCCGCGCGCGTCAGCGGACGCGGGCGGCGGGGAGGGCGGCCAGGATCGCGTCCACCGTCTCCCCCGGCGTCCGGTCGGAGGTGTCCAGCCACAGGCCCAGGCGCGGGGTCTCCTCGCGCAACGAGCGGTCCGGCTCCCGGACCGTCCACGCGCCGTACCCCTTCTTCGCGCGCCCCGCCTCGCGGGCCGCGACCGCGTCGGGGCCCGGGGCGAGCACCACCACGTACAGCGGGCGCGTATGGACCAAGGTGGTGTAGCGGGCCGGCTCCTCGCCGAGCAGGACGTCCTGGACGACGGCGGTCCGGCCGGCTTCGGCGTAGGCGTCGGCCGTCGAGGCCGACAGGCGGTACCGCAGGCGGAGTTGGGCGACGGTCGACTTGCCGGAGGCCATCACCCCGGTGACGACCACCACGGAGGGCCCGGGGTCGGACGCGCTCGTGCCGGACGCTCTCGTGCCGGACGCTCTCGTCCCCTCCCGCACGGCGGTTCCACGGGCGCCGTGCGGGAGGAGACCCTACCCGCGCGGGCGGTGGGACGCT carries:
- a CDS encoding helix-turn-helix transcriptional regulator; amino-acid sequence: MGAELRKLREASGLTAREAGELLGGNQAQISHIESGRWGVSAERVRRLAAFYSAGDQQLIDALCEIAEDRTKGWWEEYRGILPPSFLNVAELEYHAAYLRSLQTLTVPGIFQTEDYSRKLFEEVIPPLPRSEVDARVEHRARRRVIFERDQPTPFEAIIHEAALRMHYGGRKVARSQLDYLLEVTEWPSVTVRVVPFTSERFIGSSQSVLYAGGPVPQLDTVLLDSAYGSAFLDAHAQLDKYRAVYSALEEVPLSTDKTRTMIRKIIKDL
- a CDS encoding DUF397 domain-containing protein, coding for MPDSTTWTKSSFSEGEGANCVEVTRDGDRVLIRESDRPDEIVVTTPAKLDAFLKGVKAGEFDHFVDR
- a CDS encoding pyridoxamine 5'-phosphate oxidase family protein, giving the protein MRETPEELAALQELLDASLSRSTSHLRSIITTGSTLTAEQLTRVLTGMCTLALSTVTAKGEPRISGADGHFLHGKWHFGTARDAAKARHLAARPAVSAAHLRGEDLGVFTHGTVEVLNPQGGEPAADWPDLLAYFKDFYGGDAFDWDDDVVYYRLHPHWMTVYAPDFAKLTASDRS
- a CDS encoding TetR/AcrR family transcriptional regulator; amino-acid sequence: MTLPEREPLRDRERTRRAILEAAEQAFEQRGAKASLAEIAALAGVTKSGLMHHFRSREELIGQVIEHTIGRCWEEVRAHVDLSENRPGKFTRGYVRAFTGGSEYLTRVFSPSGLLAALGVLEVAECAEALQQADARAWNEAFEADGLPPGRALTIRYAAEGLIAAMNTPYLTPEQLAQARAELLALTEVERA
- a CDS encoding MFS transporter; the protein is MIDVNPTPRLAGPREWAALAVLVLVVMLLAIDGTVLYLAVPSLTEDLSPTATQVLWIGDIYAFVLAGLLITMGNVADRIGRKRLLLTGSAAFGTASVLAAFAPDAETLIAARALLGVAGATLMPSTLSIVRAVFLDPAQRTRAIALWSVGATAGAALGPLVGGVLLEHFWWGSVFLINVPIMVLALVGGWFLLPESRGTAGRRIDLTSSVLSILAIVPLVYAVKRWIGSGPDTIVLLAAAVGALGGWAFLRRQTRLDVPLLDVSLFRLPAFAGAVGANALAIFAFLGLLFFFSQYLQMVRGYGPLHAGLAELPGTGAAIVVIAVIGFLVARLGTGRSIGFGLGLGALGLAGIGATAPWTSYWGLGASLAVLGLGIGIAMTLSTDSVVGVVPKERSGAAAAIAETGYELGGALGIAVLGSLQTAVYRARLELPGNLGAGEHATVNESLASTLATIDDGAVVAAARDAFASAMRTTSFVAAVLLLVAAVIAWRVIPSSPVTKVHHDVA
- a CDS encoding metalloregulator ArsR/SmtB family transcription factor, with the translated sequence MADDLFKALADPTRRTILDELTEKSGQTLFEICSRLSMKHRLGISRQAVSQHLALLEAAGLVETRREGRYKFHDLNTAPLRRITERWPTPAPSEPEKSTP
- a CDS encoding VOC family protein gives rise to the protein MKIHLTSVFVDDQDKAEHFYTEILGFVKKHDVPLGEEARWLTVIAPDEPDGTELLLEPAGHPAVKPYRDALVKDGIPLAQFAVADVEAEYERLRALGVRFTQEPLAMGPVTTAVFDDTCGNLIQLATRPR
- a CDS encoding TetR family transcriptional regulator; protein product: MENGTEPRRVTVTPAARRVLEAAERLFYGRGIHAVGVDLIAVEAGVAKKTIYDRFGSKEQIVVEYLAARDERWRAFLADFLDAAPGEPVARCLAVFEASRAWAEENGSKGCGMVNAHAEISDPSHPAHAVITGQKRWMLGLFTDLAREITAGGAAAGEATASGGLEGDSEAEELGRTLMLLHEGALVAHGLRVLPDPFGHAREQARRAVEEPRARRAAGARRAR
- a CDS encoding DMT family transporter, with amino-acid sequence MNALLSGALVLSWSSGFIGAKLGAESAPAVTLLMWRFLPLTAVLALVVALRARDAWRGLSAGVLGRQAAIGLLSQSAYLFTVYYAIQLGVSSGTTALIDGIQPLVAGALAGPLLRQYVSRRQWIGLWLGVGGAAVVATADASSAAGAAWWAYLVPFLGMLALVAATFLEERSRTRVAPTVSMTVHCATSTVLFTALAVGTGTATPPADPSFWFAVGWLALVATFVAYGLYWLVLERSGVTKVNTLMFLMAPVTAVWGALAFDEPFGPRTVVGLGLGLAAAVIVHRGGTRSARIRTRRARPVRTGEPAEDGDRLPGRCGTGRA
- a CDS encoding alpha/beta fold hydrolase; its protein translation is MGLVDANGTPLYVEERGAGPGEPLVLLHGGYGAGESFAPVLPELAEGRRVFLVDLQGHGRSPDADRPLRPETMADDVAALIGRLGLGRADVLGYSMGAGVALRTVIQYPAVVRRLVAVSFPARRSGWFPEVTAEMDRMDAGMAEAMRRSPLHERYERLAPRVEDWPVLVAKTAEMLGREYDWTSEVSGITAPTLLVFADADAVRPAHVAEFFALLGGGLRDGRRDHSGRPVSRLAVLPGATHHDLLSSPLLGGAVVPFLDADLPGAAG
- a CDS encoding ANTAR domain-containing protein → MAPSFSTPADFEAIFHTTVSPLLVLDTALVIRDVNRSYAAVTFREREELVGRHMFDAFPANPHDPDADGVRNLDASFRRVLARRTEDAMGVQKYDIPFPDSPTGFREKYWLPLNSPVLAPDGEVTALLHHVEDVTGFHEELARIEHAYRRTDTPTPRTHTAVAQRGYARHLAQAADEVRRLEELREEVEQLRQALHSRAVIDQAIGIVQAERRCNPEDAFQILVTVSQRTNVKLRDIATALVRRAEDTPPGLLLPEFPSGTAPSGRRSVARRERRSGAGGRPEAGADGGTRPRAPLAPPGPAGPAS
- a CDS encoding TetR/AcrR family transcriptional regulator, giving the protein MTDRSTAAAIPSGRRTRLTPERERELFEAVVDLVREHGYEALTMDAVAARTRSSKATLYRQWESKPKLVATALRHLARFSPSCIDTGSLAEDLRQITREAAKHAVEDNALLSGLAHAVTKDPELQQALHDLYIRPELETLDAIMRRAVERGELDADNPATEFVVHLLVGALGTRRLVENKDPDAEYLERYLRAIVFPALGVS